In the genome of Planctomycetia bacterium, one region contains:
- a CDS encoding phosphoglycerate dehydrogenase, producing MPRVLICDKMEADGLTILQNADIEVDNRPGMKGDELKAALQAADGAIVRSGTRITADLLETPGKLRAIVRAGVGVDNIDIATATRKGVIVMNTPGGNTISTCEQTWALIFALMRHTAPADLVMHQGGWDRSKFVGTQLAGKTLGVIGLGRIGREVAKRALVMEMKVVGYDPVLTADRIQAMGFEAASDVQTVLKQADLVTIHVPLTEETKDLIGAAELALMKKGSRIINCARGGIINEHALADALKSGHLAGAGLDVFVEEPPPADHPLRSLSNVVLTPHLGASTSEAQKSVALEAAHLLVDYLTKGQVNSAVNLPAVDRATLQQLRPYLDAARRMGLLLAQIQEGSIKKVSLTFRGELTGSAMSWLSAALATGLMETHLSEMLTPVNAVLVARERGIDIIEEHNPGRGDFNTLITASMVTDKVTHQVSATLFGNDYLRLVQIDGFNLESYLDGNLLLFTHRDLPGLIGYIGTVFGHHGVNIAQMVVGRKEKGGEAVAVLNLDNLPTEAALNEVRNHQHIRTMHLVKLPPAGEVPAWLA from the coding sequence ATGCCTCGTGTTCTTATTTGCGACAAGATGGAAGCAGATGGCTTAACCATTCTTCAAAATGCAGATATCGAAGTCGATAATCGTCCGGGAATGAAAGGGGATGAACTGAAGGCAGCATTACAGGCAGCCGATGGAGCCATCGTTCGCAGTGGTACCCGAATCACAGCAGATTTACTGGAAACCCCCGGAAAGTTACGGGCGATTGTGCGTGCTGGTGTCGGAGTAGACAATATTGACATTGCCACGGCAACCCGCAAGGGCGTGATTGTGATGAACACGCCTGGTGGCAATACCATCAGCACCTGTGAGCAAACCTGGGCGTTGATCTTTGCTTTGATGAGGCACACTGCACCAGCTGATCTTGTCATGCATCAGGGCGGGTGGGATCGTAGCAAATTCGTTGGCACCCAACTGGCCGGAAAGACACTAGGTGTTATTGGCTTGGGGCGCATTGGCCGTGAAGTTGCTAAACGAGCACTGGTCATGGAAATGAAAGTGGTAGGGTATGATCCTGTACTTACTGCTGACCGGATCCAGGCAATGGGGTTTGAAGCAGCGTCGGATGTGCAGACAGTCTTAAAGCAGGCGGACCTGGTAACTATTCATGTGCCACTCACTGAAGAAACCAAAGACCTCATTGGGGCTGCAGAACTGGCTTTGATGAAAAAGGGCAGCCGGATCATTAACTGTGCTCGCGGTGGTATCATCAATGAACATGCCCTGGCTGATGCATTGAAGTCGGGTCACCTGGCTGGTGCCGGGCTTGATGTCTTTGTAGAAGAGCCGCCACCAGCAGATCATCCGCTTCGTTCACTATCTAATGTGGTGCTGACGCCTCACTTGGGGGCATCTACCAGTGAAGCACAGAAATCAGTGGCGCTCGAAGCTGCTCATCTTCTGGTTGATTATCTCACCAAAGGCCAGGTGAATTCTGCAGTTAACCTGCCCGCTGTAGATCGCGCGACATTGCAACAGCTACGTCCATACCTTGATGCAGCCCGCCGCATGGGACTTCTTCTTGCCCAAATTCAGGAAGGATCGATCAAGAAAGTATCACTCACGTTCCGCGGTGAATTGACAGGTTCAGCCATGTCCTGGCTGTCGGCTGCACTGGCGACCGGGCTGATGGAAACGCATCTTAGCGAAATGTTGACACCTGTTAATGCAGTGTTGGTAGCTCGCGAGCGAGGCATTGATATTATCGAAGAGCATAATCCTGGCAGGGGCGACTTCAATACACTCATCACGGCCAGCATGGTTACTGATAAAGTGACTCATCAAGTTTCAGCCACGTTATTTGGCAACGATTATTTACGTCTGGTTCAGATCGATGGCTTCAATCTGGAAAGTTATCTTGATGGCAACCTGTTGCTCTTCACTCACCGTGATTTGCCCGGCCTCATCGGCTACATTGGAACTGTCTTTGGGCATCATGGTGTCAACATTGCCCAAATGGTAGTAGGCAGAAAAGAGAAGGGGGGCGAAGCAGTGGCAGTCCTCAATCTCGACAATCTACCAACAGAGGCAGCATTGAATGAGGTCCGAAACCATCAGCACATTCGTACGATGCACCTGGTGAAGCTGCCACCTGCGGGTGAAGTCCCAGCCTGGTTAGCTTGA
- a CDS encoding DUF1501 domain-containing protein yields the protein MNSNATPISIPKLTRRDVLHLGAAGLITSTCLGSSESPVTRDAFRCIFINLVGGPSHIDTWDPKPNAPLEYRGPFKAIRTSIPGMQFTELFPRLAQQAHRLAVVRSVFHQEPPIHETGLQLVQQGKLGQYPHVVKELPAKQESLLIPCQIENTGVELSRGQDGFRSIAPNTAIRLGKETNKMQEAFGQHAFGQSCLLARQAIEQGHQHVVINMFNTVYDSLSWDCHADGASLNTTLQDYKNTVAPMFDATFTTLIANLEQRGLLSSTLVVACGEFGRSPKINLRGGRDHWTGVWSALFAGGGVRGGQVIGSSDRLGMEPASRPIHASAIANTVRYAAGLRTTTALPYGEPITELFSSPSSS from the coding sequence ATGAACAGCAATGCAACGCCGATTTCTATACCCAAGCTCACACGACGAGACGTTTTACACTTAGGTGCAGCCGGACTGATAACGTCTACCTGTCTTGGATCCTCAGAATCTCCCGTCACACGAGATGCGTTTCGCTGTATCTTCATCAACCTGGTTGGTGGACCAAGCCATATTGATACTTGGGACCCAAAGCCCAATGCCCCGCTGGAATATCGTGGCCCATTTAAGGCAATTCGTACCAGTATTCCAGGCATGCAGTTCACCGAACTCTTCCCACGTTTAGCACAACAGGCACACCGGCTTGCAGTGGTGCGTTCGGTTTTTCATCAGGAACCACCGATTCACGAAACTGGCCTGCAGTTGGTTCAACAGGGGAAGCTAGGCCAGTACCCGCATGTAGTAAAGGAACTGCCTGCAAAACAGGAAAGCCTGCTCATTCCGTGTCAAATCGAAAATACAGGGGTTGAGTTGAGTCGGGGTCAAGATGGATTTCGATCCATAGCGCCAAACACTGCTATAAGGCTCGGAAAAGAAACCAACAAGATGCAAGAAGCCTTTGGTCAACATGCTTTTGGTCAATCCTGCCTGCTCGCCAGGCAGGCCATTGAACAGGGGCATCAGCATGTTGTCATTAATATGTTCAACACGGTTTACGATTCACTTTCATGGGATTGCCATGCTGATGGTGCTTCACTGAACACCACGCTACAGGATTATAAGAACACGGTAGCACCCATGTTTGATGCCACATTCACGACGTTGATCGCTAACTTGGAACAACGGGGATTGTTGTCTTCCACTTTAGTAGTGGCCTGCGGTGAATTTGGTCGCTCGCCCAAAATCAACTTACGTGGCGGACGTGACCACTGGACTGGTGTTTGGTCGGCTCTCTTTGCCGGTGGTGGAGTTCGAGGCGGACAGGTCATTGGCAGTTCAGACCGATTGGGCATGGAACCAGCCAGCCGACCGATTCATGCGAGTGCCATTGCCAATACCGTTCGCTATGCTGCAGGCTTGCGTACCACTACAGCACTGCCATATGGCGAACCGATTACGGAATTGTTCAGCAGCCCAAGCTCAAGCTAA
- the lexA gene encoding transcriptional repressor LexA: protein MRVASDQLTERQLDIYEFIREKIDERGYGPTVREIANRFKIKSPNGVMCHLKALEKKNFIEREGFSARAIHIVGYKPGSVTLPMLGVVSAGAPVSTIELNEQLELGELFKADNNFVLRVSGESMIEDHIQNGDYVVIKKQETAKNGERVVAWVDGETTLKKFYKENKRIRLEPCNGAMKPIYVDHVKDIRVLGVLVGVLRKV from the coding sequence ATGCGAGTTGCCAGCGATCAATTGACTGAACGACAACTGGATATCTACGAGTTCATTCGCGAAAAGATTGATGAACGCGGATATGGACCAACCGTGCGAGAGATTGCCAATCGCTTTAAGATCAAATCTCCGAATGGGGTGATGTGCCACCTTAAGGCACTGGAAAAGAAAAATTTCATTGAACGGGAAGGATTTTCAGCTAGAGCCATTCACATTGTCGGTTACAAACCGGGCAGTGTGACTTTGCCAATGCTGGGTGTAGTCTCTGCTGGTGCTCCCGTTTCCACCATCGAACTGAATGAACAACTGGAACTAGGGGAATTGTTTAAAGCCGATAACAACTTTGTACTTCGAGTATCGGGTGAATCGATGATCGAAGATCACATTCAAAATGGCGATTACGTAGTTATCAAGAAGCAGGAAACAGCCAAGAATGGTGAACGGGTTGTTGCCTGGGTGGATGGCGAAACCACGTTAAAGAAGTTCTACAAGGAAAACAAACGCATTCGTCTGGAACCCTGCAACGGTGCGATGAAACCTATCTATGTTGATCACGTCAAAGACATTCGTGTGCTGGGTGTCCTCGTCGGCGTACTTCGTAAAGTATAA
- the trpD gene encoding anthranilate phosphoribosyltransferase, translating into MIDDRFVKMLDGQLSDDESRNLLSSMRGLPVTGEMLAQAASLLRDRMTTIEYPEPLLDTCGTGGDHQCTLNISTAAAFVVAGAGVKVAKHGNRSVSSSSGSSDVLNILGVHTDIPSEGVKACLDEAGIGFCFAPRFHPRLRAMAPIRKQLGFPTIFNLLGPLCNPAMVQRQVMGIGSREYLRPMAEALLSLGVERAAVVHGDPRLDEVSLQGATQVFLISDGTIREMSWSPSDFGFEPQSIESIRCSDASESADQIKRILQNESVPGLPWVLANAAASLHVTHPEKTLSECVQWSQEVVRSGRAYRALQLLQLVSQKYLSSS; encoded by the coding sequence ATGATTGATGATCGGTTTGTGAAAATGCTGGATGGTCAATTGTCTGATGACGAGAGCAGAAATCTCTTAAGTTCCATGCGAGGACTTCCAGTAACGGGAGAAATGCTGGCACAGGCAGCCAGTCTGTTGCGGGATCGTATGACAACCATCGAGTATCCTGAACCTCTGCTCGATACCTGTGGAACCGGTGGCGATCATCAATGCACCTTGAACATCAGCACTGCAGCAGCATTTGTTGTTGCTGGCGCTGGTGTGAAAGTTGCCAAGCATGGCAACCGGTCGGTTTCCAGTTCGTCAGGCAGTTCAGATGTTTTGAATATATTGGGAGTTCACACGGATATTCCTTCAGAAGGAGTTAAGGCTTGTCTTGATGAAGCGGGCATTGGTTTCTGCTTTGCCCCAAGGTTCCACCCCAGGCTGCGAGCCATGGCGCCAATCAGGAAGCAACTGGGTTTTCCCACTATTTTTAATCTGCTAGGCCCTTTGTGCAATCCGGCAATGGTTCAACGCCAGGTCATGGGTATAGGCAGCAGAGAGTATCTGCGTCCCATGGCTGAAGCACTTTTATCATTGGGTGTAGAACGGGCTGCGGTGGTACATGGCGATCCTCGATTGGATGAAGTCTCACTGCAAGGGGCTACTCAGGTGTTTCTGATTTCAGATGGGACTATTCGTGAAATGTCGTGGTCGCCCAGTGATTTTGGGTTTGAACCGCAATCCATAGAGTCGATCCGCTGTTCTGATGCGAGTGAAAGTGCAGATCAGATCAAAAGAATTCTACAAAATGAATCAGTTCCCGGTTTGCCCTGGGTACTGGCTAATGCAGCAGCCAGTTTGCATGTCACTCATCCGGAAAAAACACTAAGTGAATGTGTACAATGGTCACAGGAGGTGGTACGCTCAGGCAGAGCGTATCGTGCACTGCAATTATTGCAGTTAGTCAGTCAAAAGTACCTCTCTTCTTCCTGA